In Leifsonia sp. AK011, the genomic stretch CGATGCATGCAGTTGCCGCAGAGGCCGGTGCAACGGGGCCAGCGGCCGCAAGTCCACCTCCCGCGGCGAGAAGAACGACGAGACCGAGCGCAGCGCCACCACGACGCAGACCGCCGCGCGAGAACGCGAAGACCACAGCACCGATGACGAGCGCGACAACGCCCACGGCGATGAGCGGGAGGAGGGGCTCAGAGCCCGTGTTCGCCAGCGCCACGCAGTCGGCGGCTGACGGAAGAGTCGGGAGGCTGGCCAAGGCGATTCTCGCTTTCATGCAGGAGGGATGCCACCGCGGCGGTGGTGAACCTCACACTAGCGGATTAATGTGCCACTGGCACAAGTCCACGCCAGCAAAAAAGGGGGAGACACCGAAGCGCCTCCCCCTTTCGTTGCATCTGGGTCAGTGCGAGGAGCCCTCCGACTCGATTTCGCTGCGGTCGCCGCTCCACAGGGTGTGGAAGGTGCCGTCCTTGTCGACGCGCTTGTAGGTGTGCGCACCGAAGAAGTCGCGCTGGCCCTGCACGAGGGCAGCGGGCAGGCGGTCGGCGCGGAGACCGTCGTAGTAGGCGAGCGAGCTCGAGAACGCGGGGGTCGGGATGCCGGCGTGCGCTGCATCCGCGACGACGTTGCGCCACGCGGTCTGGGCCTGGGCCATGACGTCCACGAAGAATGGGGCGGTCACGAGGGCGACCAGGCCAGGGTTCTCCTCGTACGCCTCGGTGATGCGGTTGAGGAAGCGGGCACGGATGATGCAGCCACCGCGCCAGATCTTCGCGATCTCGCCCTTCTTGATGTCCCAGCCGTACTGCTCGGCGCCGGCGACGATCGCGTCGAAGCCCTGCGAGTAGGCGATGACCTTCGAGGCGTAGAGCGCGAGACGCACACCCTCGATGAAGGCGTCAGCGTCGGCGGGCTTCCAGGCGTTCTCGTCCGGGCCGGGGAGAGCGGATGACGCGGCGCGCTGCGCGGGCTTCGACGAGAGCGAGCGGGCGAACACGGCCTCGGCGATACCCGAGACGGGGATGCCGAGGTCGAGGGCGGTCTGCACCGTCCAGACGCCCGTGCCCTTGCTGCCGGCCTGGTCGAGGATGATGTCCACGAGGGGCTTGCCGGTCTCGGCGTCGACCTGCTTGAGCACCTCGGCGGTGATCTCGATGAGGTAGCTCTCGAGCTCGCCCTTGTTCCACTCGGCGAAGATCTCGGCGATCTCGGCAGGCGTCTTGCCGGTGCCGCGACGGATGAGGTCGTAGGCCTCGGCGATGAGCTGCATGTCGGCGTACTCGATGCCGTTGTGGATCATCTTGACGAAGTGTCCAGCACCGTCGTGGCCGACGTGGGTGACACAGGGCTCGCCCTCGGCAACGGCAGCGATCGACTTGAGGATCGGTCCGAGCGTCTGCCACGCCTCATCCGACCCACCGGGCATGATCGACGGGCCGAGCAGGGCACCCTCCTCGCCACCGGAGATGCCGGCACCGACGAAGTTGATGCCGGTCTCGCGAACGGCCTTCTCGCGACGGATCGTGTCGGTGAAGAGTGCGTTTCCACCGTCGACGATGATGTCGCCCGGCTCGAAGACGGAGACGAGCTCGTCGATCACGGCGTCCGTGCCGCGGCCTGCCTGGACCATGATGAGGGCCGTGCGCGGCTTGGCGAGCGAGTCCGCGAACTCCTGGATGGTCTTGGAGGCCACGAAGTTCGCCTCGGGGTGCTCCTCGAGGAGGGTCTCGGTGCGAGCGTACGTGCGGTTGTACACGGCGACCGTGTTGCCCTCACGGCTCGCGAGGTTGCGGGCGAGGTTGCTGCCCATCACCGCGAGGCCGACGACGCCGATGTTTGCCTGTGCCACGTAAATCTCCTAGGGGTCTGATGTGACTGCTGCTGGGTTCATTCGTCGCACCTGTGCGACTGCAGGAAAAGGCGCGGAACGCCAAGGGAAACCCGCATACAGGCTAGTACGTTGGACGGATGTCGTTACCTTCCGTGGTCGTCGCCGTGCCCTCAGAAGCAATCCGCGAGAGGGTGGGAACGCTCCCAGGTGCCGAGGTCGTCGTGTGGGACATCGGGGATGCACCGTTCGACCGTCACATCGACCTGCTACTGGCGCGCTACTTCCTCCCTGCGCAGGCGCTCGCCGGGCTGTCCCCCGAAGCAGTCTCGGTGGTCCAGTCCCAGTCGCTCGGGTACGACGAGGTCGCCGACCACCTTCCGGCCGGAATCACGTTCTGCAACGCGGTGGGTGTGCACGAGGCATCCACGGCGGAGCTTGCCGTCGCCCTGACACTCGCCGCGCGACGTGGCTTCCCGGCGTTCCGCGATGCGCAGGTGAAGGGCGCCTGGGAACACACCAGGCAGCCGGGCCTGCAGCGCTCGAACGTCGTGCTCATCGGCGTGGGGGGAGTGGGCGCCGCCACGGCACGGCGCCTCGCGCCCTTCGACGTGTCCGTCGCACTCGTCGCACGCACCGCTCGCGAGTCCGAGCTCGGACGCGTGCACGGGATGGATGAACTCCCGGCACTTCTCCCCGAGGCGGACATCGTCATCATCGCGGTGCCGTTGACGGACGACACCAGGGGACTGGTCGGCGACGATCTGCTCCAGCACCTCAGGCCGGGGGCCCTCGTGGTCAACGTCTCGCGGGGGGCGGTCATCGATACCGGGGCACTCGTGCGGGCCGTCTCCGACCGTGGCATCCTCGCTGCCCTTGATGTGACAGACCCGGAACCGCTGCCGTCGGATCATCCCCTGTGGTCGCTCCCGGGCGTGCTCATCACACCCCATGTGGGTGGCGACACCGGTGCCATGGACCACCATGTCGACGTGCTCCTGCGGGCGCAGGTCGAGCGCCTGGCGCAGGGACTCCCACCGCTGCACGTCGTCATTCCCCGCGACTGACGGGCCCACTTCCACACGCTCCGGCATTTCGCAAGTGCTGGAGGCCACTTCGGCGCGCTGGTAAACTTGCGTTTAAGTCTGACTTATTGGGTTATTCTGGCAGTTGAGATCAGACGTAAAGAAGCGTCGACTGAATGGACACCGTGAAACCGACATACCCACCCCTCATCGTCATGGGCGTCTCCGGATCCGGAAAATCAACGATCGGGCAAGCGCTCGGCGTCGAACTCGGAATGCCCTTCATCGACGGAGACGACCTGCATCCCCGCGCGAACAAGGAGAAGATGGCCGCTGGCCACCCGCTCAACGACGAGGATCGCGCGCCGTGGCTCGAGATCATCGCCGACCGCGTCGGTGCTGAACTCGCCGACGGCGTATCGATCATCGTCGCCTGCTCCGCGCTCAAGCGCTCGTACCGGTCGCTCCTCATCGCGCACGCACCGAGCACCGTCTTCGTGCACCTCGCCGGGTCGCGCGAGGTGATCGCGGAACGCCAGGCGCACCGCCACCACGAGTACATGCCCAACAGCCTTCTCGACTCGCAGTTCGCGACCCTCGAACCTCTGGCCGATGACGAGCGCGGAATCGTCGTCGACCTCGCCCAGACTCCGGAACAGATGATCCGGTTCATCACCGAAACCCTCGACGAGAAGTTCGTCAAGGGTTCGTAACACCGACGTTAGGACAGCGATGAACGACCTCGTACTCAACTGGGAGCTGCCCACCTGGGCTCTCCTCACGATCGCGGCAGGCGCGATCGCACTCCTTCTCGTGCTGATCATCGGCGCGAGGATCCACGCATTCCTCGCGCTCATCGTGGTGAGCTTCGCCACGGCGATCGCCACGGGCATTCCGGCCGGACAGATCGTGCCCACGCTGACGACGGGCTTCGGTGGCACCCTCGCCACGGTCGCGCTCCTCGTTGGCCTTGGCGCGATGCTCGGGCGCATGCTCGAGACGAGCGGTGGGGCCCAAGTGCTCACGGATGCGCTGATCAAGCGATTCGGCGAGAAACGTGCACCGCTCGCCCTCGCGGTGGCCTCGCTCATGATGGGGTTCCCGATCTTCTTCGACGCGGGACTCGTCGTGATGCTGCCGATCATCTTCTCGGTGGCGCGCAAGCTCGGCGGCTCGCTCCTCTTCTACGCGTTCCCCTCCGCTGTGGCGTTCTCGGTCATGCACATCTTCGTTCCGCCGCACCCCGGTCCGGTCGCCGCGACGGGCCTGCTCGGGGCCGACGTCGGCCTCGTCCTGATCTTCGGTCTCCTCATCGCCATCCCGACCTGGTACATCGTCGGCTACAAGTTCGGCACCTGGACCGGCAAGCGTTTCGACATCGCGATTCCCGACATCCTGTTCGGCAAGGCCGACGACCCCAACGTCTCCGAGTTCAAGTCGACGCCGAGGCTGCGCACGATTGTCTTCCTGCTCGTGCTGCCGCTCGGCCTCATCTTCCTCAACACGGGGCTCAACGCCCTCGCGACAGCAGGCGTCGTCTCGCTCGAGAACGGTTTCGTCCAGGTGCTGCGTCTCCTCGGTGAGACTCCGATCGCGCTTCTCATCACCGTGTTCTTCGCGATGTGGCTGCTCGGCTGGAAGCCGCGCAAGCGCCCCTCGCTCGTCGAGACGATCGTGGACAGCGCGCTCGGCCCGGTGTGTTCCATCATCCTGATCACGGGTGCTGGTGGAATGTTCGGTGGCGTGCTTCGCGCCAGCGGTATCGGCGAGAGCCTCGCCGAGACGCTCGACGCGATCGGCCTTCCCCTGATCGTTGCGGGCTTCGTGATTGCGGCCATCGTGCGCGTGGCGCAGGGTTCGGCGACCGTCGCGCTGACGACGGCTGCTGCCCTCGTGCAGCCGGTCGTGCAGGCGGACACGAGCCTCAACCCCGTCGAGCTCGCCGCCATCGTGCTCGCGCTCGCGGCCGGATCGGTCTTCGCCGGGCACGTCAACGACTCCGGCTTCTGGCTCGTCAGCCGGTTCTTCGGCATGGACACCCAGACCACGCTGCGCACCTGGACGGTTGGCCAGGCGCTCATCGCCGTCATCGGATTCGTGCTGGCCCTCGCGATCTTCCTCATCGCAGGCCTGTTCCCGGCGGCACCGTGACCTCGACGCTGTTCGACCTCACCGGGCGTATCGCGCTCATCACCGGCTCGAGTCGGGGCATCGGTCGTGTCATCGCCACGGCCCTCGCCGACGCCGGCGCCACGGTCGTGCTCAACGGTCTCGATGAGGCACGGCTCGAAGCCACCCGCGCCGAGTTCGCCGCGACCTATGGCGACGACCGGGTGCACGCGCGCGCCTTCGACGTGACGGATGCCCCGGCGGTGGCCGAGGCGGTGGAGGAGCTCGAGCGTTCCGTCGGCCCCCTCCGCATCCTTGTCAACAACGCGGGCATCCAGCACCGGGAGCCGTTGCTCGACCTCTCGGTGGACGACTGGAACCGGGTCATGACGACCAACCTCACGAGCGCCTTCCTCGTTGGCCGCGAGGTCGCGCGGGCCATGCTTGCGCGAGGCGAGGGCAAGATCATCAACATCGCGTCGGTGCAGACCGATCTCGCCCGGCCGACGATCGCGCCCTACACGGCGTCGAAGGGCGGCATCCGCAACCTCACCAGGGCGATGACGGCGGAGTGGGCGGGCGGTGGCCTGCAGATCAACGCGATCGCGCCCGGCTACATCCACACGGAGATGACGCAAGCGCTCGTCGACGATGAGCAGTTCAACTCGTGGATCATCGGGCGCACACCAGCGCACCGCTGGGGCACACCACGTGACCTCGGCGGGCCCGCCGTGTGGCTCGCGTCCGATGCATCCGACTTCGTCACCGGCCAGGTCATCTTCATCGATGGCGGCATGACGGTCGTCGTCTAAGTCCGCAACACCTACAGAGAGTCGAGTGACAACCATGGCCATTCCCGCACGCACGCTCGCGGTTGTCGCGCACGCGAAGGACGACCTCCGGGTCGACTCGATCGCTGTACGCGGCCCGCAACCGGACGAGGCGATCGTGCAGATCGCGTACGGCGGCGTGTGCGGCTCCGACCTGCACTACTGGCAGCACGGCGCGGCGGGGGAGTCGATCCTCAAGGCACCCATGATCCTCGGCCATGAGGTCGTCGGCACGGTTGTACGGGCGGCAGCCGACGGTAGCGGCCCTGCCGTGGGAATCCGGGTTGCCGTGCATCCCGCGACCCCCGGCGGCACTGGCGCGCGGTACCCCGCGGACCGGCCGAACCTCTCGCCCGGCGTCACCTACCTCGGCAGCGCGGCCCGTGTGCCGCACACCGAGGGGGCCTTCGCCGAGTTCGCCGTGCTCCCCAGTCGGATGCTGCGTACCCTGCCCGACTCCCTGGCGCTGCGCGAGGCGGCCATCGTCGAGCCCGCGAGCGTCGCGTGGCACGCGGTGGAACGCGCGGGCGACGTCCGTGGCAGGAAGGTGCTCGTGATCGGCTCGGGGCCCATCGGTGCGCTCATCATCGCGGTTGCCAGCAGAGCCGGTGCCGCCGAGATCGTGGCCGTGGACATGCACGAGAAGCCGCTGGAGATCGCGACCGCGGTGGGCGCGACGAGCACCATCGTCGCCACCGATGTCGATGCGATCTCCGCCGCGGAGGCAGACATCGTGTTCGAGTCGTCAGGTAGCCCTCGCGGGTTGGCGTCCGCCGTTCGCGGCGCCGTGCGCGGAGGCCGGGTCGTCATGGTCGGCCTCTTGCCCTCCGGCGAACAGCCCGCGCTCATCTCGCTCGCGATCACGCGGGAACTGGAGCTCGTGGGATCCTTCCGGTTCAACGATGAGATCGACGAGGTCATCGGTGCGCTGGCCGACGGGAGCCTACGGGTGGAGCCCATCGTGACCCACGAGTTCGCGGCATCCGACGCACTCGAGGCGTTCGCGACCGCGCGTGACTCGTCGCTGAGCGGCAAGGTGCTCCTGCGCTTCGGCGACTAGCGCTCCAGGTACACGCGGGGCTCCTCGGCCCAGATCTTCTCGACCTCGCGAGCCGTGCGCGTCATGATGCGCTCCATCGCCGCCGCGGCATCTGCCGGTCGGCCACCCTGGATCGCGTCGGCGACGTCGACGTGCCACTGCAGTGCCTCCTCGTGGGGATGCTGCGGCATGAGCCCGAGCTCGGTGCGCCCCGTGAGTACCTCGGCGATGACACTGTCGAGTTTCGCGAACATCTCGTTGCCGCTCGCGGCCAGGACGAGGCTGTGGAACTGGATATCGAGCTGGAGGAAGAGCTCGAGGTTGCCCTCGCGGCCGACGGACCTCATGCGCGCGGCAAGGCCGAGAAGCTCCGCGGTGATGCTGTCGTTGGCGAAGCGCGCGGCGAGCTCGGCGGCGCGGGGTTCCACGGCGCTCCGCAGTTCGGTCAGTGATCGCAGCTGGGCGCCGTTCGGGTCCTGCGCCAGGCGCCAACGGATCACCAGGGGGTCGTAGAGGTTCCAGTGCGACATCGGGAGCACCCGGATGCCGACTCGCTTGACCGTCTCGACGAGACCGAGGTTCTGGAGTACCCGCACCGCCTCCCGAACCACCGAGCGGGAGACCCCGAACTGCTTCTCGGCGTGCTCGGCGTGCATGGTGTCGCCGGGGGCGAGGTCGCCGGAGACGATGAGTCGCCCCACCCCGTTCAACACACGCTCGTGAAGACTGCCCAGCACCCTATGAGCGTAGCTTCCGCCACCGGTGTGGGAGCTGTGCCGCTCCGCGCTCCCGAAGCGGACGCCGGTGCGCGCCGGGGTGGCATCCGTGTAAACTCATGGACTGAACTTCGGCGAGGGAATCCCCGGTGATTCCGTAATCGACGCGGTGGGCGAGCCCAAGGCTTTTCCTCACGCTGGCATGCGTTCGAGTTGAAACAACAGACTGGGCAGACGCCCGCAAGGAGACACAGACATGGCTGAAGAAGTCAGCAACCACCTCATCACCGAGAGCCGCACCGAGTTCGGCAAGGGCGCGGCTCGCCGCATCCGTGCCACGGGCAAGATCCCCGCGGTCATCTACGGCCACGGCACCGAGCCCCAGCACGTGACCCTCCCGGGCCACGAGGTCGCGCTCATCCTGCGCAAGTCGAACCAGGTTCTGGAGCTCGACATCGCCGGTGCCATCCAGCTCGCGCTCGTGAAGGACGTGCAGAAGGACCCGGTGCGCCAGATCATCGAGCACATCGACCTCATCGTCGTCCGCAAGGGCGAGAAGGTCACCGTTGACGTGCCCGTGCACCTCGTCGGTGAGTCCTACCCCGGCACGCTCGCGATGCAGGATGCCAACACCCTCTCGCTCGAGGTTGAGGCAACCCACATCCCCGAGAGCGTTTCCGTCTCGATCGAGGGACTCGAGGAGGGCGCACACGTGCTCGCCAAGGACGTCGAGCTGCCCAAGGGCGCCTCGCTCCTCTCCGACCCCGAGCTGCTCGTTGTCGGCATCACCCTTCCGAAGGCTGCGTCGGCAGACGACGAGGCAGCGGATGCCGCTTCGGCCGAGGCCGGCGCCACTGCTGGCGTCGACGCCGACGAGGCCGCGGAGTAACACACTCCTCTCGGTACTCCCTCGTGGACGACATCTGGCTTGTGGCCGGGCTCGGTAACCCCGGGCCCGGCTACGCCGGAAATCGCCACAACGTCGGCCAGATGGTGCTGGCCGAGCTCGCCGACCGCGTGTCGGCGACCTTCAAGAACCACAAGGCGAATGCCGCTGTGGCGGAGGGTCGCACCACGCCCGGTGGGCCGCGCTTCGTGCTGGCGAAGCCGAACACCTACATGAACCTGTCCGGTGGCCCGATCTCCGCGCTGCTCAAGTTCTACAAGCTCGAACCCTCGCGTCTCATCGTTCTGCACGACGAGCTCGACATCCCCTTCGACACCGTTCGGCTGAAGTTCGGTGGCGGTCACGGTGGCCACAACGGAATCCGTGACACGATCGCCCACCTCGGCTCCGGCGACTTCACTCGTGTGCGCATCGGCATCGGCCGCCCCCCGGGCCGCCAGCCCGCGGCGGACTTCGTGCTCCGCGACTTCTCCGCCGACGAGCGCCAGACCCTCCCCAACCTCCTCGTCGATGCAGCGGATGCCGTCGAGCTCATCGCCACCGAGGGCCTCCCAGCTGCCCAGCTCAAGTTCCACACGGCCGGTTGAGTCGGACGTCGCTCAGCGACGCTTCGTGCGCTGAGGTGTGGCGCTAGCGCTGGTGTTCAAATGCGCGCGCCCCTTGACGATGCGCGCGCACATTTGCAGAAAGTTTGCCAAGCAGCGCGCTCATTGTGAGGTCGGAAGGCAATGCGCTACGACCGGTCCTCAGCGCGCGCTCAGCGACGTCCGGCCACGAATGGCGTCGGCGGGCCGAACTAGACTCGTGCGGTGACTCTCGAGGGAATTATTGCCGGGCTTTCGCGCGCCTCCACGCTCGAGCGCGCCCTCGCGAACCGTGACCGCAGCGCCGATTTCTCACTCGTCGACGGGATGCGGGCACCCCTGCTCGCGGCCCTGCTCGGGTCATCCGATACCCCTCGCGCCCTGCTCGCGATCACGGCGACCGGCCGCGAGTCCGAGGCCCTGCGCCGATCGCTCGCCAGCTACCTGCCGGATGCCACGATCGTCGAGTTCCCCGCCTGGGAGACACTCCCACACGAGCGACTGAGCCCCAGCGCCGAGACGGTCGGCAAGCGAATCCGTGCACTGCGGGAGCTGGCGGCGTGGGACAGGAACCGGGCCGGGCACTTCGTGCTCGTCGCATCCGTTCGCGCAGCCCTGCAGCCGCTCGCCGACAACCTGGCCACCGTCGAGCCCATCGCGCTCACGGCCCGCGGCCGCGGGTATGACCTCGTAGACCTGTCGGCGCGACTCGTCGGGCTCGCCTACTCGCGCGTCGACATGGTCACCCGCCGAGGTGAGTTCGCGGTGCGCGGCGGCATCCTCGACGTCTTTGCTCCCACCGACGAGCACCCTCTGCGTCTCGAGTTCTTCGGCGATGAGCTCGAGCAGATCCGCCCGTTCTCGGTTGCCGACCAGCGCTCGCTCACCGACGAGATCGAGACCGCAGAGCTCGCCCCGAGCCGCGAGCTACTGCTCAACGACGCCGTACGCCAGCGCGCCCGCGAGATGCAGCACGAGTTCCCGAGCCTGTCCACGATGCTCGCGAAGATCTCGGAGGGCATCCCGGTGGACGGCATGGAGTCCCTTGCGCCTGCGCTCGTCGACCGCCTCGTCCCGCTCACGCACTACCTGCCGACGGATGCCGCGATCGCCGTGCTCTCGCCCGAGAAGGTGTCCGGCCGCGCGGCGAGCCTCGTCGAGACGAACCGCGAGTTCCTCGAGGCCGCGTGGAACGCTGCGACCGCCGGTGCCGAGGCACCCATCGACCTGCACGCCGGCGAGTTCATCACACTGAACTCCCTGCGCGAGACGGCGGGGGAGCGCCGTTGGTGGACGCTCTCACCCTTCGACTCGGGTGCTGCCCATCTCGACGATACCCAGGCGGTCGCCGAGATCGACGACTACGTGCGCATCGCCGCGACCGCGGTGCCCAACTTCGCTGGCCAGCACGAGGGCGCCGTCGACCACGTCGAGTCGTTGCTCAGGGATGGCTGGAACGTCGCCGTGGTTGCCCAGGGTCACGGCCTCGTCGAGCGAGCGGCGTCTGTGCTCGCGGAGCGCGAGGTGTCCGCTCGCGAGGTCGAGGCCTACCCCGTGGATGCCGAGCCGGGTGTTGCCTACCTCACGA encodes the following:
- a CDS encoding L-idonate 5-dehydrogenase, whose amino-acid sequence is MAIPARTLAVVAHAKDDLRVDSIAVRGPQPDEAIVQIAYGGVCGSDLHYWQHGAAGESILKAPMILGHEVVGTVVRAAADGSGPAVGIRVAVHPATPGGTGARYPADRPNLSPGVTYLGSAARVPHTEGAFAEFAVLPSRMLRTLPDSLALREAAIVEPASVAWHAVERAGDVRGRKVLVIGSGPIGALIIAVASRAGAAEIVAVDMHEKPLEIATAVGATSTIVATDVDAISAAEADIVFESSGSPRGLASAVRGAVRGGRVVMVGLLPSGEQPALISLAITRELELVGSFRFNDEIDEVIGALADGSLRVEPIVTHEFAASDALEAFATARDSSLSGKVLLRFGD
- a CDS encoding glucose 1-dehydrogenase, which codes for MTSTLFDLTGRIALITGSSRGIGRVIATALADAGATVVLNGLDEARLEATRAEFAATYGDDRVHARAFDVTDAPAVAEAVEELERSVGPLRILVNNAGIQHREPLLDLSVDDWNRVMTTNLTSAFLVGREVARAMLARGEGKIINIASVQTDLARPTIAPYTASKGGIRNLTRAMTAEWAGGGLQINAIAPGYIHTEMTQALVDDEQFNSWIIGRTPAHRWGTPRDLGGPAVWLASDASDFVTGQVIFIDGGMTVVV
- a CDS encoding NAD(P)-dependent oxidoreductase; this translates as MSLPSVVVAVPSEAIRERVGTLPGAEVVVWDIGDAPFDRHIDLLLARYFLPAQALAGLSPEAVSVVQSQSLGYDEVADHLPAGITFCNAVGVHEASTAELAVALTLAARRGFPAFRDAQVKGAWEHTRQPGLQRSNVVLIGVGGVGAATARRLAPFDVSVALVARTARESELGRVHGMDELPALLPEADIVIIAVPLTDDTRGLVGDDLLQHLRPGALVVNVSRGAVIDTGALVRAVSDRGILAALDVTDPEPLPSDHPLWSLPGVLITPHVGGDTGAMDHHVDVLLRAQVERLAQGLPPLHVVIPRD
- the pth gene encoding aminoacyl-tRNA hydrolase, with the translated sequence MDDIWLVAGLGNPGPGYAGNRHNVGQMVLAELADRVSATFKNHKANAAVAEGRTTPGGPRFVLAKPNTYMNLSGGPISALLKFYKLEPSRLIVLHDELDIPFDTVRLKFGGGHGGHNGIRDTIAHLGSGDFTRVRIGIGRPPGRQPAADFVLRDFSADERQTLPNLLVDAADAVELIATEGLPAAQLKFHTAG
- a CDS encoding gluconokinase, translating into MDTVKPTYPPLIVMGVSGSGKSTIGQALGVELGMPFIDGDDLHPRANKEKMAAGHPLNDEDRAPWLEIIADRVGAELADGVSIIVACSALKRSYRSLLIAHAPSTVFVHLAGSREVIAERQAHRHHEYMPNSLLDSQFATLEPLADDERGIVVDLAQTPEQMIRFITETLDEKFVKGS
- the gndA gene encoding NADP-dependent phosphogluconate dehydrogenase — its product is MAQANIGVVGLAVMGSNLARNLASREGNTVAVYNRTYARTETLLEEHPEANFVASKTIQEFADSLAKPRTALIMVQAGRGTDAVIDELVSVFEPGDIIVDGGNALFTDTIRREKAVRETGINFVGAGISGGEEGALLGPSIMPGGSDEAWQTLGPILKSIAAVAEGEPCVTHVGHDGAGHFVKMIHNGIEYADMQLIAEAYDLIRRGTGKTPAEIAEIFAEWNKGELESYLIEITAEVLKQVDAETGKPLVDIILDQAGSKGTGVWTVQTALDLGIPVSGIAEAVFARSLSSKPAQRAASSALPGPDENAWKPADADAFIEGVRLALYASKVIAYSQGFDAIVAGAEQYGWDIKKGEIAKIWRGGCIIRARFLNRITEAYEENPGLVALVTAPFFVDVMAQAQTAWRNVVADAAHAGIPTPAFSSSLAYYDGLRADRLPAALVQGQRDFFGAHTYKRVDKDGTFHTLWSGDRSEIESEGSSH
- a CDS encoding GntP family permease, whose protein sequence is MNDLVLNWELPTWALLTIAAGAIALLLVLIIGARIHAFLALIVVSFATAIATGIPAGQIVPTLTTGFGGTLATVALLVGLGAMLGRMLETSGGAQVLTDALIKRFGEKRAPLALAVASLMMGFPIFFDAGLVVMLPIIFSVARKLGGSLLFYAFPSAVAFSVMHIFVPPHPGPVAATGLLGADVGLVLIFGLLIAIPTWYIVGYKFGTWTGKRFDIAIPDILFGKADDPNVSEFKSTPRLRTIVFLLVLPLGLIFLNTGLNALATAGVVSLENGFVQVLRLLGETPIALLITVFFAMWLLGWKPRKRPSLVETIVDSALGPVCSIILITGAGGMFGGVLRASGIGESLAETLDAIGLPLIVAGFVIAAIVRVAQGSATVALTTAAALVQPVVQADTSLNPVELAAIVLALAAGSVFAGHVNDSGFWLVSRFFGMDTQTTLRTWTVGQALIAVIGFVLALAIFLIAGLFPAAP
- a CDS encoding FadR/GntR family transcriptional regulator translates to MLGSLHERVLNGVGRLIVSGDLAPGDTMHAEHAEKQFGVSRSVVREAVRVLQNLGLVETVKRVGIRVLPMSHWNLYDPLVIRWRLAQDPNGAQLRSLTELRSAVEPRAAELAARFANDSITAELLGLAARMRSVGREGNLELFLQLDIQFHSLVLAASGNEMFAKLDSVIAEVLTGRTELGLMPQHPHEEALQWHVDVADAIQGGRPADAAAAMERIMTRTAREVEKIWAEEPRVYLER
- a CDS encoding 50S ribosomal protein L25/general stress protein Ctc → MAEEVSNHLITESRTEFGKGAARRIRATGKIPAVIYGHGTEPQHVTLPGHEVALILRKSNQVLELDIAGAIQLALVKDVQKDPVRQIIEHIDLIVVRKGEKVTVDVPVHLVGESYPGTLAMQDANTLSLEVEATHIPESVSVSIEGLEEGAHVLAKDVELPKGASLLSDPELLVVGITLPKAASADDEAADAASAEAGATAGVDADEAAE